A genomic window from Salvia hispanica cultivar TCC Black 2014 chromosome 5, UniMelb_Shisp_WGS_1.0, whole genome shotgun sequence includes:
- the LOC125186924 gene encoding mini-chromosome maintenance complex-binding protein isoform X1 has product MVGLPYDCLANPLGAVRSTFDKAISSDSSAAALDGKDWGAAEVFRQFLFDDGGLSQVPLLNSSTMKWVQPNTLVRFRGMIQDMLGNEFYVGAYKDSDKWITNKFADGSHGPSDASSDVRIWERRLLYCTPVPGQNSWVECSPDAMRNPYISAISPLREKRQREDEATKSDADMVVNHWPELEPGHAIEDSPNPKKMREDGVAFEPFNLQKVVTEGSTSNSSTPAVERNSVSCLVKIYDSPESDLKLNEVFEFVGIFTFDPDLTVLIDDKEVMDDFCEDELLCLPPSKVPRLHCVVHRKLGPSAFVSSPHLELTTPVIKEIREALIGHLAAVLGGDRLAAEYILLHLLSRVHARVDEVAVGKLSLNLTCFNKENMSVFGNNLKLIIGSLIPFTECLPLTVDYLNSATLAPKKDYNTNRLVPGLLQLAEGSHLTIDETPLQSGTLNSGGLENAQVLRSMMESQKVHYDFTYYKMEMPADVQFLILSEGKSNILPADLVLPFHPSSVDPASGVDGEMLKAWRWYLATMKSLPHSIDPPLQKAVEDDLVAARQADRSLSREDFSRWLTMGRLMSVSFGATSLSMEHWQMVKELERLRKNRFQGYL; this is encoded by the exons TTTCTTCCGATTCCAGCGCGGCCGCGCTCGACGGCAAGGACTGGGGAGCTGCCGAAGTCTTCCGTCAATTTCTCTTCGATGACGGCGGCCTGTCTCAG GTGCCGTTGCTTAATTCATCAACGATGAAATGGGTGCAACCCAATACTCTTGTTCGGTTTCGAGGCATGATACAAGATATGTTGGGAAATGAATTTTATGTTGGTGCTTATAAG GACAGTGATAAGTGGATAACCAATAAGTTTGCTGATGGTTCCCATGGTCCTTCTGATGCATCATCCGATGTGCGGATTTGGGAGCGCCGACTTCTTTACTGTACCCCT GTTCCTGGGCAGAACTCATGGGTAGAGTGTTCCCCTGATGCTATGAGAAATCCGTATATTAGTGCTATTTCTCCACTTAGGGAGAAGCGGCAGAGGGAGGATGAAGCAACCAAGAGTGATGCTGATATGGTGGTAAATCATTGGCCTGAACTA GAACCAGGCCATGCCATTGAGGATTCTCCCAATCCGAAAAAGATG CGTGAGGATGGAGTTGCTTTTGAGCCATTTAATTTGCAGAAGGTGGTGACTGAAGGAAGTACATCTAACTCAAGTACACCTGCCGTTGAAAGAAATTCAGTTTCTTGTCTTGTAAAG ATTTACGACTCTCCTGAGTCAGACTTGAAGCTTAATGAAGTTTTTGAGTTTGTTGGCATCTTCACTTTTGACCCAGACCTTACCGTACTCATAGATGATAAAGAAGTCATGGATGACTTTTGTGAAGATGAATTACTTTGTCTTCCTCCCTCCAAG GTTCCTCGACTTCATTGTGTTGTGCACCGGAAGCTTGGACCAAGTGCTTTTGTTTCCAGTCCTCATTTGGAG TTAACAACCCcagtaataaaagaaataagggAAGCGCTTATTGGACATCTCGCAGCTGTTCTTGGAGGTGATCGGTTGGCAGCTGAATACATTTTGTTGCACCTGCTATCCAGA GTGCATGCAAGAGTAGATGAAGTTGCTGTTGGAAAGCTATCTCTAAATCTTACTTGCTTTAACAAAGAAAACATGTCTGTATTTGGAAATAATCTTAAACTGATCATAGGAAGCCTCATACCTTTCACAGAATGCTTGCCTCTCACTGTTGATTATCTCAATTCAGCTACCCTCGCCCCAAAGAAAGACTACAACACAAATAG GTTGGTGCCTGGGCTTTTACAGTTAGCCGAAGGCTCACATTTAACCATTGACGAGACCCCATTACAATCTGGAACCCTTAACTCTGGAGGCCTTGAAAATGCACAAGTACTAAGAAGCATGATGGAGTCACAAAAG GTTCATTATGatttcacatattataaaatggAGATGCCTGCAGATGTTCAATTCCTGATCCTTTCCGAAGGCAAATCAAATATCCTGCCTGCTGATCTCGTCCTCCCTTTTCACCCATCTTCAGTTGACCCTGCATCAGGGGTGGATGGAGAAATGCTGAAAGCTTGGAGATGGTATTTGGCTACCATGAAATCACTACCTCATTCAATTGATCCACCTCTGCAGAAG GCTGTCGAAGATGATCTAGTTGCTGCTCGACAAGCGGATAGGAGCTTAAGCAGAGAAGACTTTAGTAG ATGGCTTACCATGGGGCGCCTGATGTCGGTCAGTTTTGGGGCGACTTCTTTGTCGATGGAACACTGGCAAATGGTGAAAGAACTTGAGAGGCTCCGGAAGAATAGGTTTCAAGGGTATCTCTGA
- the LOC125186924 gene encoding mini-chromosome maintenance complex-binding protein isoform X2 — translation MVGLPYDCLANPLGAVRSTFDKAISSDSSAAALDGKDWGAAEVFRQFLFDDGGLSQVPLLNSSTMKWVQPNTLVRFRGMIQDMLGNEFYVGAYKDSDKWITNKFADGSHGPSDASSDVRIWERRLLYCTPVPGQNSWVECSPDAMRNPYISAISPLREKRQREDEATKSDADMVEPGHAIEDSPNPKKMREDGVAFEPFNLQKVVTEGSTSNSSTPAVERNSVSCLVKIYDSPESDLKLNEVFEFVGIFTFDPDLTVLIDDKEVMDDFCEDELLCLPPSKVPRLHCVVHRKLGPSAFVSSPHLELTTPVIKEIREALIGHLAAVLGGDRLAAEYILLHLLSRVHARVDEVAVGKLSLNLTCFNKENMSVFGNNLKLIIGSLIPFTECLPLTVDYLNSATLAPKKDYNTNRLVPGLLQLAEGSHLTIDETPLQSGTLNSGGLENAQVLRSMMESQKVHYDFTYYKMEMPADVQFLILSEGKSNILPADLVLPFHPSSVDPASGVDGEMLKAWRWYLATMKSLPHSIDPPLQKAVEDDLVAARQADRSLSREDFSRWLTMGRLMSVSFGATSLSMEHWQMVKELERLRKNRFQGYL, via the exons TTTCTTCCGATTCCAGCGCGGCCGCGCTCGACGGCAAGGACTGGGGAGCTGCCGAAGTCTTCCGTCAATTTCTCTTCGATGACGGCGGCCTGTCTCAG GTGCCGTTGCTTAATTCATCAACGATGAAATGGGTGCAACCCAATACTCTTGTTCGGTTTCGAGGCATGATACAAGATATGTTGGGAAATGAATTTTATGTTGGTGCTTATAAG GACAGTGATAAGTGGATAACCAATAAGTTTGCTGATGGTTCCCATGGTCCTTCTGATGCATCATCCGATGTGCGGATTTGGGAGCGCCGACTTCTTTACTGTACCCCT GTTCCTGGGCAGAACTCATGGGTAGAGTGTTCCCCTGATGCTATGAGAAATCCGTATATTAGTGCTATTTCTCCACTTAGGGAGAAGCGGCAGAGGGAGGATGAAGCAACCAAGAGTGATGCTGATATGGTG GAACCAGGCCATGCCATTGAGGATTCTCCCAATCCGAAAAAGATG CGTGAGGATGGAGTTGCTTTTGAGCCATTTAATTTGCAGAAGGTGGTGACTGAAGGAAGTACATCTAACTCAAGTACACCTGCCGTTGAAAGAAATTCAGTTTCTTGTCTTGTAAAG ATTTACGACTCTCCTGAGTCAGACTTGAAGCTTAATGAAGTTTTTGAGTTTGTTGGCATCTTCACTTTTGACCCAGACCTTACCGTACTCATAGATGATAAAGAAGTCATGGATGACTTTTGTGAAGATGAATTACTTTGTCTTCCTCCCTCCAAG GTTCCTCGACTTCATTGTGTTGTGCACCGGAAGCTTGGACCAAGTGCTTTTGTTTCCAGTCCTCATTTGGAG TTAACAACCCcagtaataaaagaaataagggAAGCGCTTATTGGACATCTCGCAGCTGTTCTTGGAGGTGATCGGTTGGCAGCTGAATACATTTTGTTGCACCTGCTATCCAGA GTGCATGCAAGAGTAGATGAAGTTGCTGTTGGAAAGCTATCTCTAAATCTTACTTGCTTTAACAAAGAAAACATGTCTGTATTTGGAAATAATCTTAAACTGATCATAGGAAGCCTCATACCTTTCACAGAATGCTTGCCTCTCACTGTTGATTATCTCAATTCAGCTACCCTCGCCCCAAAGAAAGACTACAACACAAATAG GTTGGTGCCTGGGCTTTTACAGTTAGCCGAAGGCTCACATTTAACCATTGACGAGACCCCATTACAATCTGGAACCCTTAACTCTGGAGGCCTTGAAAATGCACAAGTACTAAGAAGCATGATGGAGTCACAAAAG GTTCATTATGatttcacatattataaaatggAGATGCCTGCAGATGTTCAATTCCTGATCCTTTCCGAAGGCAAATCAAATATCCTGCCTGCTGATCTCGTCCTCCCTTTTCACCCATCTTCAGTTGACCCTGCATCAGGGGTGGATGGAGAAATGCTGAAAGCTTGGAGATGGTATTTGGCTACCATGAAATCACTACCTCATTCAATTGATCCACCTCTGCAGAAG GCTGTCGAAGATGATCTAGTTGCTGCTCGACAAGCGGATAGGAGCTTAAGCAGAGAAGACTTTAGTAG ATGGCTTACCATGGGGCGCCTGATGTCGGTCAGTTTTGGGGCGACTTCTTTGTCGATGGAACACTGGCAAATGGTGAAAGAACTTGAGAGGCTCCGGAAGAATAGGTTTCAAGGGTATCTCTGA